The following coding sequences are from one Schizosaccharomyces osmophilus chromosome 1, complete sequence window:
- the bmc1 gene encoding Bin3 family, 7SK RNA methyltransferase Bmc1, producing the protein MFTERYGNYQNYYSMRGDGSVLDSRIKALPYDLFENTSVLDVGCNNGTITTQVASLFNVKYALGIDIDLTLIKKAEKHLEFVASRIGPSNDHCPMISRHNFYPISSIKKFSRIQKKFQGSLNEQGFPHNVQFQAVDIQRWQSKKRFHTILALSITKWIHLNGLDEGLLAFFKNMHAVLETDGALIIEPQSWDSYLKAAKKNSIFERSLPKIRIRPENFPEILEQNGFDLQTVVSSEDTKPKNYEQKGFLKRDVFVYRKKRNP; encoded by the exons atgtttaCCGAACGCTATGGGAACTATCAAAACTATTACTCTATGCGAGGCGATGGATCTGTACTAGATTCTCGAATCAAAGCTTTACCATAtgatttatttgaaaacacgTCTGTTCTGGATGTCGGCTGTAATAATGGAACTATAACAACGCAGGTTGCGTCTTTATTTAACGTAAAGTATGCTTTAGGAATTGACATTGATTTAACGTTGATCAAGAAAGCAGAGAAGCATCTTGAATTTGTTGCTTCGAGGATCGGCCCTTCGAATGACCACTGTCCGATGATTTCAAGACACAATTTTTACCCAATATCCagcataaaaaagttttcaaggatccaaaaaaagtttcaagGATCCTTAAATGAACAAGGATTTCCTCACAACGTTCAGTTTCAAGCCGTGGATATCCAAAGATGGCAATCCAAAAAGCGCTTTCACACAATTCTAGCCCTCTCCATTACCAAGTGGATTCATTTAAATGGACTAGACGAAGGCTTGcttgcattttttaaaaatatgcATGCTGTTTTGGAAACAGACGGTGCACTTATAATAGAGCCTCAGTCATGGGATTCGTATCTTAAagcagcaaaaaaaaattcc ATATTTGAGAGATCACTTCCTAAAATTCGTATACGGCCTGAAAATTTCCCTGAAATTTTAGAACAAAATGGATTTGATCTTCAGACTGTTGTAAGTTCGGAAGACacgaaaccaaaaaattatgaacagaaaggttttttaaaaagagaTGTATTCGTATataggaagaaaagaaatccttaG
- the plp2 gene encoding phosducin family protein Plp2: MDPNEDTEWNDILRSKGILPEKEPDVDDVLDDALVDAKELAHENRLEKKTLDELDELEDEEDDEFLQIYRNKRIEEWKQRMSKAKYGSVYPISKPEYTQEVTEDSKNVFVVVHMFQDSIPACKLLNGILERLAPMYPQIKFVKIAGKQAVENYPDIMMPTLLVYGHGDLQQQFLTLTTLGGMGTTVYDVAKALVHAGALKEGEIAPLRESSSLNFESGRRDNEADEEEDYDDFD; this comes from the exons ATGGATCCTAACGAGGATACCGAGTG GAACGACATTTTACGTTCGAAAGGGATCTTACCCGAAAAAGAACCCGATGTGGACGATGTGCTGGACGATGCATTGGTAGATGCCAAAGAGCTTGCACACGAAAATCggttagaaaagaaaactttagACGAACTTGATGAGttagaagatgaagaggatgatgaatttttgCAGATCTATCGAAACAAGCGGATTGAGGAATGGAAACAGAGAATGTCGAAAGCAAAATATGGCTCCGTTTACCCAATTTCTAAGCCTGAATACACCCAAGAAGTTACAGAAGATAGTAAAAATGTTTTCGTCGTTGTGCACATGTTTCAAGATTC TATCCCTGCCTGTAAACTCTTGAACGGTATTCTTGAGCGTTTAGCTCCCATGTACCCACAAATTAAGTTTGTGAAAATTGCCGGCAAGCAAGCAGTCGAAAATTATCCCGACATCATGATGCCTACTTTGCTTGTGTATGGTCACGGTGATCTACAGCAGCAATTTTTGACTTTAACAACTTTGGGAGGTATGGGAACTACTGTTTACGATGTTGCTAAGGCATTGGTTCATGCTGGCGCGCTTAAGGAAGGTGAAATAGCTCCTCTTCGTGAATCTAGTTCTCTAAACTTTGAATCTGGTCGTCGTGACAATGAGGCTGATGAAGAGGAGGATTATGATGATTTTGATTAA
- the sec22 gene encoding SNARE Sec22, which yields MVKSTSVTRLDGLPLAASVDDESTERKLESHKKQAKLILKRLTPSSERQASIEAGDYSFHYIIDHGISYLCICDRSYPRKLAFSYLEELAVEFWGTYGEEALQPGLRPFAFVQFDIFMQKSKRVYNTPRANDNLDKLNTELKDVTKVMTKNIEDLLYRGDSLEKMSDLSSDLRFSSAKYKKAARRVNLEALWKQYGPVSIVVFLFVVLIYWRFFT from the exons ATGGTAAAATCAACAAGCGTGACCCGACTGGATG GTCTGCCTTTGGCCGCAAGTGTGGATGATGAATCgacagaaagaaaactagAAAGCCATAAAAAACAGGCGAAATTAATCCTCAAAAGACTAACTCCATCATCTGAGAGACAAGCCTCCATTGAAGCTGGCGACTATTCATTTCA TTATATTATCGACCATGGAATTTCGTACCTTTGTATTTGTGACCGCTCGTACCCTCGAAAGCTTGCGTTCTCATATTTGGAAGAACTAGCGGTTGAGTTTTGGGGCACCTACGGCGAAGAGGCCTTGCAGCCAGGCTTGCGTCCCTTTGCATTTGTACAATTTG ATATCTTTATGCAGAAATCCAAGCGTGTTTACAATACGCCTCGTGCAAATGACAACTTGGACAAGCTTAATACAGAATTGAAGGATGTTACGAAAGTTatgacaaaaaatattgaagATCTACTTTATCGAGGTGATTCCTTAGAGAAAATGAGCGACTTGAGTTCTGATTTAAGGTTTTCTAGCGccaaatacaaaaaggcTGCTCGTCGTGTCAACTTGGAAGCTCTGTGGAAGCAATATGGACCTGTTTCTATTGTTGTGTTCTTGTTCGTCGTCTTAATCTATTGGCGCTTTTTTACTTGA
- a CDS encoding Schizosaccharomyces specific protein, with protein MSSSPNSLPNSDISCCFPISHFFHRLLKRRTIPCKSVPIVRVQEATPRNSSVAYEQHYGKTTPSSSSSSPTKE; from the exons ATGTCTTCGTCTCCGAATAGTTTGCCAAATTCTGACATAAGTTGTTGCTTCCCTATAAGTCACTTCTTTCATCGGCTGCTGAAACGAAGAACCAT ACCCTGTAAATCAGTTCCTATTGTTCGTGTGCAAGAAGCAACTCCTCGCAATTCGTCTGTTGCTTATGAACAGCATTATGGGAAAACGACTccctcttcttcttcttcctctccTACAAAAGAATAA
- the hpz1 gene encoding zf-PARP type zinc finger protein, G1-S transition regulator Hpz1 — MAEAGGGYRVEIAKTGRAGCKSNLCGRSKIERGQLRFGSFVDSGRFQSWMWRHWGCVTERVIQNVETKLEGNIVDNLDGFDEIEDEEVQQKVIRAFKQGHVDDEDVEASRSMAPEDDENEEEDTKEENLTTEEEEEPLEEVKGKRKRSTKTPSKKAEPKSSKKDAKKPKLEVVSDEEAEELKDDEEEDELLPENDDDDAEEDGADERDGSDSEEKSPKKTIASERPKRSTRAPVKYAESGEEYSDSD; from the exons ATGGCTGAAGCCGGTGGAGGTTATCGTGTTG AAATTGCCAAAACTGGCAGAGCAGGTTGCAAGAGTAACCTTTGTGGAAG ATCAAAGATCGAACGTGGACAGCTTCGGTTTGGTTCGTTCGTTGATTCTGGTCGCTTTCAAAGCTGGATGTGGAGACACTGGGGTTGTGTTACTGAACGTGTTATTCAAAATGTAGAAACTAAGTTAGAAGGAAATATCGTCGACAACCTTGATGGTTTTGATGAAATAGAGGATGAGGAGGTTCAGCAAAAAGTTATACGAGCTTTCAAACAGGGCCATGtggatgatgaagatgTGGAAGCTTCACGTTCTATGGCACCAGAAGATGACGAGAACGAAGAGGAAGATacgaaagaagaaaatttgaccacggaagaagaagaagaaccaCTGGAAGAAGTCAAAGGAAAGCGAAAGCGTAGTACGAAAACTCCTTCTAAGAAAGCTGAACCCAAGtcatcaaagaaagatgccaaaaagccaaagcTTGAGGTTGTAAGCGACGAAGAGGCGGAAGAATTGAaggatgatgaagaagaagatgagcTCTTGCCAgaaaatgatgatgatgatgctGAGGAGGATGGCGCAGATGAACGAGATGGTAGTGACTCAGAGGAAAAGTCTCCTAAGAAAACGATTGCCTCGGAACGCCCAAAGCGCTCAACTAG GGCGCCTGTTAAGTACGCTGAAAGCGGTGAAGAATATTCTGATAGTGACTAG
- the nus1 gene encoding di-trans,poly-cis-decaprenylcistransferase Nus1, with amino-acid sequence MFRRILYFLVYWLIHKAFSVYASSQNWISWGSNYLLNFLYHHHCSRDLIRRDTIKLNKKPRHLSVLLECHDNTGLEGLIHDTCELAAWCICSAIPELTIYERKGFLKRYPEAMEKAIYSHLPFYVGREKCVVQVRNSCSNNEKEQEVPKDLKVHLIAEEDGRDAIIDLTRGLADLATKKVITSEQVTQELIDKELTESVIPEPDLLIIFSPYLKLRGFPPWQLRLCEIFHDPVFTSPSYLSFYKALTRYSTAEMRLGH; translated from the exons ATGTTCCGTAggattctttatttcttagTCTACTGGCTGATACATAAGGCGTTTAGCGTTTACGCTTCTAGTCAGAACTGGATTTCATGGGGTAGCAACTATTTGTTGAATTTTCTCTACCATCACCACTGTAGTCGTGACCTTATTCGCAGAGATACAATTAAATTGAACAAGAAACCAAGACATTTGTCTGTTTTATTGGAATGTCACGATAACACCGGGCTGGAAGGATTAATTCATGATACATGTGAACTAGCCGCATGGTGCATTTGTTCTGCTATACCCGAGCTTACgatttatgaaagaaagg GGTTCCTGAAACGATATCCTGAAGCTATGGAGAAAGCTATTTACTCTCATCTTCCATTTTATGTGGGCCGTGAAAAATGCGTTGTACAAGTTCGTAACTCCTGTtcaaataatgaaaaagagcaagAGGTACCCAAGGATTTGAAGGTCCATTTAATTGCCGAGGAGGACGGAAGAGATGCCATCATTGACTTAACCCGTGGACTAGCCGATTTGGCTACCAAGAAAGTAATAACGAGTGAAcaagtaacccaagagTTGATTGACAAAGAGTTGACTGAAAGCGTTATTCCGGAGCCTGACctattaattattttctcACCCTACCTCAAATTACGAGGGTTCCCTCCTTGGCAGTTGCGTTTGTGTGAAATTTTCCATGACCCAGTCTTTACCAGTCCCAGCTATTTGAGTTTTTATAAAGCACTCACCAGATACTCCACTGCTGAGATGCGCCTTGGTCATTGA
- the tvp23 gene encoding Golgi transport protein Tvp23 gives MNSQDAPVVPDEERNAFRVPRMFRMSSHPMVLFFFLFFRTSAIVAYILGMLFTSSFMLLFILIFTLLAMDLWTVKNVSGRLLVGLRWRNETGVDGESIWIFESADPNRPRNTIDQKVFWYGLYIYPAVWGLLAILALVRFQFLWLSLVAIGISLTSVNTAAYSRCDKDAKRRWATELVESNSSGFVSQFLSRVFVKRFFG, from the exons ATGAATTCACAAGATGCTCCAGTCGTTCCAGATGAAGAGAGGAACGCTTTTCGAGTACCAAGAATGTTTCGAATGTCATCTCATCCAATGGTtctgttcttctttttattctttcgaACAAGTGCCATTGTTGCGTATATTTTAGGAATGCTATTTACATCTAGCTT tatgcttttatttatcttaATATTTACATTATTGGCAATGGATCTCTGGACAGTGAAAAACGTTTCGGGTCGATTGCTTGTCGGATTGAGATGGAGAAATGAAACGGGTGTTGATGGTGAAAGTATATGGATTTTTGAGTCGGCTGACCCCAATCGTCCACGAAATACCATAGACCAAAAAGTATTTTGGTATGGACTGTATATTTACCCGGCGGTTTGGGGCCTATTGGCTATCCTAGCGTTGGTTCGCTTCCAATTTTTGTGGCTTTCTCTTGTAGCAATAGGCATTTCACTAACGTCTGTCAATACCGCTGCGTACAGCCGATGTGACAAAGATGCTAAGAGACGATGGGCTACGGAACTTGTGGAATCGAATTCTTCTGGATTTGTATCCCAATTCCTTTCAAGGGTCTTTGTAAAGCGATTTTTTGGCTAA